The Brassica oleracea var. oleracea cultivar TO1000 chromosome C7, BOL, whole genome shotgun sequence sequence ATTACAATATTAATCATATTCTGTAAAAATTGCAGATTTATGTCAGCCGTATATATTCTGAAAATTAGATTAGACTTGAAATATTGAAATACAATTCCCCTATCGTTGTAGATATGTTTCTACCTCCCCAAATGTTCAAAACTAATTAAAATTTTAGAAAATTATTAGGTTAAGCCAAGAGCAACAACCTACCTAATATCTATATAATATATTACACGCTCATAACTTGCAGTTTTTTTTTATAAAACTTGTTGATTATCTTTGTTTAGTGAAATTGTTTAGTTGATAGATTTCTGTTCCATCATGAATAATGTACAAAACCCAACAATATATACATACACACATATATACATGTGATGTGTGTGTGTTTTGGCGCGCAAATATATAGCATGTCTTTATTATCGAGAAAGTCAGTCACCTGCAATGCCATAATTTCATTAAATTCAATTAAATGTAATAGTAATATAATTTGAATTTCACAGTATTGAATAATATGAACTGCATTTAGTAAAACAAAAATGAATAATACGACATTTTCTTTCTTGCCGAACAAATAATTTCATTTATAATTTGTTTTCTACTGGGCTTAAACAATTTTTTTTGTTTGAAAACAATTTTAAAAAATCTTCACATGGTGAATTTTTAGCAAACCCTTTCCCAAAAAAAACATGGTAAATTTTGAAATAAATAGTTTGTTGGAAGACGGACAAAAACAAAAGAAATAATGCTACAAGAACACGATACTTGAATATCTTTTAGAAAGAAAAGACTATACTGTTTGATATCAGCGCAATGAGCAAACACGACACAGAGTCTTCTCGAGAGAAAAAGAAAGAAAGCATGCCAAGAGAATTTCAATATATATATATGTTAATTATGACAAAGATAGATAAAAGTTTTGTAAATCTTGATGATAAGTGTAATTATTACAATTATTTAGTTTATAAAGTAAAAAAAATGTTGTATACTAGCATATGTGATTTAACCATTTAACCAACATATGTATAGGAAAAGGTATTTGCATTTTGTTATTTCGGTCTTACTAGAAACAAGAAACAGGCCAAAATGTGATTCGTGAATTTTAACCCAAAAAGAAAAGAATTTTAATTGTAAATCTGTCGCTCTTCCAACTTATATATAAAAGATTAAATTGTGATACTTACAACTAGTTGCATTTTTTATTTCAATAAGTAACATTTTATAAAAAGTTGCTAATATGGACGAATCTACAAAAGCATAAAAGATCTAAAAACGAAATATACCCATAAAAAAGAAAAGTAAAAAAATGTAGATGCGATTCAAGTATTCAACATTGGGTTAGTAATCAATGAGAATCATGCTTACTATGTGCATATACGGAGACTTTAAAAGCCTTCCCTTAAAAAACTTCCATTTCATTCCATTCCTCCTCCTCCTCTTCACCATTTATCTTTCTCAAATTTTTTTAAAATAATATATTTCTTCAACAAAACAAAAGCAAAGTTCCAATCTTCACCACTTTCGTCATCACCATGTCCGATGCAACCGTAGACACATACATATCTTTTGTGTGATTTATATACATATTAAAGATTCATTTGTTCATGGCGGTTCAAACTCATCACCATCATCCTACTATGTTCCTCAACAGGTACTCTCTCTCTCTCTTTATACACATATGTATGTTCTCAAACGTTTGATGTTTCGATATCTCAGAAACGGACAAGAAGGGAATGATTTTTCGCCGGAGCTGCAAAAGTCTCAGTTTCCGTCCATCACCACTGGTTTGACTTCTTAACTCCAAATGGGTTGTATGAGAAATTAACCGGTTTATCACAAGAAATTAATCGGTTTAGCGTTTGGTCGGTAAAAACAGGGGTTAATACAAGAAAGCGAGCCAGAGAAGTGATTGATTTAGAAAACATGACGTCTCCGATGAACCCTCCGCCGCAGTTTATCAGCCGTAGACAAACTCCTAATATAGTATCCACCGGTCTTCGTTTGTCTCAGGGACAGTCGCAGAATCGAGAACAACCGCCATCATCATCATCTTTTCCGATGATAAACGAAGATATCGCCGGAGAAATCAAACGACAATCGGATGAATTAGATATGTTTCTTCAGACCCAGGTGAGTGTTTTTTTTAATTTAGTTATGATTTTTGAATTTTCCGAAAAGTTTTTTAAAATTACTGATTTTTATATTTTTTTAATTTGTAAGGACGAGCAGCTGAGACGCATGTTAGCAGAAAACAGCGAGAGGCACTATCGTGAGCTTCTAAAAACGACGGAAGAATCAGTTAGACGGAGATTAAGAGAGAAAGAAGCAGAGATCGAGAAAGCTACGCGTCGTCATGCAGAACTTGAGTCACGTGCGATGCAGATCGAGACGGAGTCACGTGCTTGGCAGGCGAGAGCGGCCTCGAAAGAAGCCGAAGCCACGACTTTACAAGCTCGATTGCAGCAAGTCGTAGCTCACGGCGGCGGAGTTACAGTTGCGGAACCAAACTCAGGAAGCGTAGACGGTGTGGATGAAGCCGAAGACGCTGAATCGGCTTACGTTGATCCCGATCGACTTGAATTAACCGGACCGAGTTGTAGGATTTGTTGGCGGCGATCGGCGACGGTGCTGGCTTTACCGTGTCGGCATTTGATCCTCTGTAAAGGTTGCGACGGTTCTGTGCGAGTTTGTCCGCTTTGCCTTGGCTCGAAAAATTCAAGCGTGGAAGTATTCTTTTCTTGATGGGCTTTCTTTTAGTGGGCCTACTAGACCCAACGTTGGTGTTTTATTACTCTAAAAACAAAATTTATATGATATTAAATTCATCATATTTATATAATTGCAAAATTTGAGTTTCTTCATCTCTGAGCTCTCAATAAAGGAGAGGCTTAGGGCATCTGCATTAGTTGAAACTTGGGTGGGGTTCACCAATTTAATTTTTTATTATTATTTTTTTTTTCGTTTGATTTCTTGAAAAGAAAAAAAAATAATAAAAAATAAAAAGTCCAACCAATCGCGGACCGCCATGCGTCGTGGGACCCACGAAATAGTTGTGAACCCGTCTCTTACGCGTGAACCTGCAAGACCCTGAGTTCACCTTTTTTGTTTTGGGAAGCGTGTGAACCTGAGTTTAAAACCCTCAATGCAGATGGCCTTAGATACATGTAAATATTAAATCCTACACAGCGGCACTGTTCTCTTTTCTTTTAAAAATTATTTTGTTTTGGTGAAATAACGAAATAACTAATAAACTGTTACCATTTGATTTTTTATTTATTTCACTTATCTATTAGTTGAGATTAATATGATATTTTATTATATAATTAGTATTTTATTTAGTGATATAAATTCTATTGCAGTGATAAATTTGTATTGTTTTTATTATATATGTATATATTTTAGGATTTAACGTTTTTTGACAAGAAGAAAAAGATTTAAGGTTTTCAGGTTTTTATATTTAAAACATATTATTATATTTAAGTGTATGATTAATATTTGCTTTAGTTGATGCTTTGAAGAAAAAAAAATCTTTGTTTTTGGTAGATTTATTGAAACTTCAATAAAAATTAAAATAATAGATTACTAAATTATGATTTATGACCATAATTTTGCTATTTGTTTTACAACAATGAAGTATCATAAAATAAATTAAAATGTAGCAAACTAGATAAGTTTTATTTATTTCTTTGTAATAAAATAGTTATAAACATTTAATGAAAGTTGCATATTAACCGATGATACCTGTGATCATTGGTCAATAGTGCATAGTAGTTGGTGGATAGTGAAAAAAAAAGGATAGTGTATGGTTGTTGCCTCGTTTGTAGATGATATATGTTTTTTTTCTTTTCAACGTAGTACGTAGATGATATATGTTCGATGTTGAATAATGTGTAGTCGTATTTTGATAACCTTTCATATTTATCGGGTTTCTTTTGCTGTTCGCATTCATGTTTTTCCTTTGGTTGCATCATGGATCATATATTCAAACTTCACTACAGAAAAATATCAATAAACTTTAGAGACCACAATAATTATTAAATATTGATATAAATATACTTTAACGAACAAAGGTAGATTTCATTCACATTTGAAAATGGTAAAACAAATGGGTCATTGAGTCAGTAACACATGAGTAGACTGCTTTTGTCATAAATCAAGGAAAGTGGAAGACCAACTCATACCTGCAGAAATAAAATAAAACGGTAATTATATATTCCATTCCATAAGTATGCTAGTTACTTAGATTAATTATTTAGTATTTGCATTGTATAATTAAGGATCTACCATTCGACACTATGCTTAAAATTCAATGACTCTAATACCCCAACCTCCTACCCGTATCCCACAACTATCATCTTCTTCACTAGCGCTGGGAATTTGGTTCAAAACCCGCGGGGCCCGGCCCGTTAGGCCCGCTGCGGGGCGGGTGCGGATCCAAAAAAAATTGAGTTTTAAAGTTGCGGGCCATGCGGATTGGGCCGATAGACCGCGGGGCGGGCGCGGGTTTTAAAATTTTGGGTCGCGGGTTAGCGGGTACCCGCATATATTGAGAATGTCATGTTGTTTTCATGTTTTGGTCTAGTTAGTGTGTGTCGTTTTTTTGTTTTACGTTATAAATGTGTGTGGTTTTTCATGATTCATGAGTATAAAAATAAATTGGAAAACCCTAATTACTTCATCATCTCATTCTCTCATTTCTCTGCGCCTAACGGCTCGAACCCTAATCGCCTTTGCCTCTCTCAGCCTCTGCAACTCGTTGGTTCTCTCTGAGAATCATTTTCTCAGTTCTCAGAGACTCTGACTCTCTGTCTCTTAGTCTCTTGGTCTTTGTTGCTGTCTTCCCGACCGTATGTCTCTCTCTCGCTCAAAACAAGGTATATGTTGATCTCTNNNNNNNNNNNNNNNNNNNNNNNNNNNNNNNNNNNNNNNNNNNNNNNNNNNNNNNNNNNNNNNNNNNNNNNNNNNNNNNNNNNNNNNNNNNNNNNNNNNNNNNNNNNNNNNNNNNNNNNNNNNNNNNNNNNNNNNNNNNNNNNNNNNNNNNNNNNNNNNNNNNNNNNNNNNNNNNNNNNNNNNNNNNNNNNNNNNNNNNNNNNNNNNNNNNNNNNNNNNNNNNNNNNNNNNNNNNNNNNNNNNNNNNNNNNNNNNNNNNNNNNNNNNNNNNNNNNNNNNNNNNNNNNNNNNNNNNNNNNNNNNNNNNNNNNNNNNNNNNNNNNNNNNNNNNNNNNNNNNNNNNNNNNNNNNNNNNNNNNNNNNNNNNNNNNNNNNNNNNNNNNNNNNNNNNNNNNNNNNNNNNNNNNNNNNNNNNNNNNNNNNNNNNNNNNNNNNNNNNNNNNNNNNNNNNNNNNNNNNNNNNNNNNNNNNNNNNNNNNNNNNNNNNNNNNNNNNNNNNNNNNNNNNNNNNNNNNNNNNNNNNNNNNNNNNNNNNNNNNNNNNNNNNNNNNNNNNNNNNNNNNNNNNNNNNNNNNNNNNNNNNNNNNNNNNNNNNNNNNNNNNNNNNNNNNNNNNNNNNNNNNNNNNNNNNNNNNNNNNNNNNNNNNNNNNNNNNNNNNNNNNNNNNNNNNNNNNNNNNNNNNNNNNNNNNNNNNNNNNNNNNNNNNNNNNNNNNNNNNNNNNNNNNNNNNNNNNNNNNNNNNNNNNNNNNNNNNNNNNNNNNNNNNNNNNNNNNNNNNNNNNNNNNNNNNNNNNNNNNNNNNNNNNNNNNNNNNNNNNNNNNNNNNNNNNNNNNNNNNNNNNNNNNNNNNNNNNNNNNNNNNNNNNNNNNNNNNNNNNNNNNNNNNNNNNNNNNNNNNNNNNNNNNNNNNNNNNNNNNNNNNNNNNNNNNNNNNNNNNNNNNNNNNNNNNNNNNNNNNNNNNNNNNNNNNNNNNNNNNNNNNNNNNNNNNNNNNNNNNNNNNNNNNNNNNNNNNNNNNNNNNNNNNNNNNNNNNNNNNNNNNNNNNNNNNNNNNNNNNNNNNNNNNNNNNNNNNNNNNNNNNNNNNNNNNNNNNNNNNNNNNNN is a genomic window containing:
- the LOC106303588 gene encoding BOI-related E3 ubiquitin-protein ligase 1, with the translated sequence MAVQTHHHHPTMFLNRNGQEGNDFSPELQKSQFPSITTGVNTRKRAREVIDLENMTSPMNPPPQFISRRQTPNIVSTGLRLSQGQSQNREQPPSSSSFPMINEDIAGEIKRQSDELDMFLQTQDEQLRRMLAENSERHYRELLKTTEESVRRRLREKEAEIEKATRRHAELESRAMQIETESRAWQARAASKEAEATTLQARLQQVVAHGGGVTVAEPNSGSVDGVDEAEDAESAYVDPDRLELTGPSCRICWRRSATVLALPCRHLILCKGCDGSVRVCPLCLGSKNSSVEVFFS